A window of the Pseudomonas fluorescens genome harbors these coding sequences:
- a CDS encoding DNA-binding protein produces the protein MARGGVNKAVVQIARAAILARGEHPSIDAVRIELGNTGSKTTIHRYLKELDDGSEPADPSAEPIDDELLALVTRLAQRLKEQAQEPIDQAREQYEQQRQALEDELNQLRQDHVQLEKKHDIQAAALTKESEALSDTRSMLQTEQTRNAGLNQALADFELRLQDKDEQIRSLEEKHLHARDALEHYRNAIKEQREQEQSRHETQVQQLQMELRQAQQSVLVRQDEITQLHRDNERLLTENRGTMRELSLIQDQLKHSNQRQDQLLEQASRVDSERTLLQERLRVALLESQTLKQNVDEQSQLNQSLEKELTKAQDSLRLATTVAAAPDAAEPKKT, from the coding sequence ATGGCCCGTGGCGGCGTTAACAAAGCAGTAGTCCAGATCGCGCGCGCAGCGATCCTCGCCCGTGGCGAACACCCGAGCATCGACGCAGTACGCATCGAACTGGGCAATACGGGTTCCAAAACCACGATTCATCGTTACCTGAAGGAGCTGGATGACGGCAGCGAACCGGCCGATCCTTCGGCAGAACCCATCGATGATGAGCTGCTGGCACTCGTCACGCGCCTCGCTCAGCGCCTGAAAGAACAGGCGCAGGAGCCGATTGATCAGGCGCGCGAGCAGTACGAGCAACAGCGTCAGGCGCTGGAGGATGAGCTGAATCAGCTTCGTCAGGATCATGTGCAACTGGAGAAGAAGCACGACATTCAGGCTGCCGCGCTGACCAAGGAATCCGAAGCCCTGAGCGATACCCGCTCGATGCTGCAGACCGAACAGACCCGCAACGCCGGGCTGAATCAGGCGCTGGCAGATTTTGAATTGCGCCTGCAGGACAAGGACGAGCAGATCCGCTCGCTGGAAGAAAAACATCTGCACGCCCGCGATGCACTTGAGCACTACCGCAACGCCATCAAGGAACAGCGGGAGCAGGAGCAAAGCCGTCACGAAACTCAGGTTCAGCAGTTGCAGATGGAATTGCGCCAAGCACAGCAAAGCGTCCTCGTACGTCAGGACGAGATCACCCAGTTGCATCGCGACAACGAACGCCTGCTGACCGAGAATCGCGGAACCATGCGCGAACTGAGCCTGATACAGGATCAGCTCAAGCACAGCAATCAGCGTCAGGATCAATTGCTGGAGCAGGCCAGCCGGGTCGACAGCGAGCGCACCCTCCTCCAGGAACGTCTGCGCGTGGCGCTGCTGGAAAGTCAGACGCTCAAGCAGAACGTCGACGAGCAGTCGCAGCTCAATCAGTCATTGGAGAAGGAATTGACCAAGGCGCAAGACAGCCTGCGCCTGGCCACCACCGTTGCGGCAGCGCCAGACGCAGCAGAACCGAAAAAGACTTAA
- the ahpF gene encoding alkyl hydroperoxide reductase subunit F yields MLDANLKAQLKSYLERVTQPIEIVASLDDGAKSREMLDLLKDVASLSHQITLIDSGDDARKPSFSINRPGADISLRFAGIPMGHEFTSLVLALLQVGGHPSKASVEVIEQIRSLKGEFNFETYFSLSCQNCPDVVQALNLMAVLNPNIRHVAIDGALFQDEVNDRKIMAVPSIYLNGENFGQGRMGLEEILAKLDTGAIERQAEKISAKQAFDVLVVGGGPAGASAAIYAARKGIRTGVAAERFGGQVLDTMAIENFISVQETEGPKLATALEEHVKQYDVDIMNLQRADKLIPGKNGELHEVHFASGAILKAKSVILATGARWREMNVPGEQEYRNKGVAYCPHCDGPLFKGKRVAVIGGGNSGVEAAIDLAGIVSHVTLLEFDVQLRADAVLQRKLHSLPNVTVITSALTTEVTGDGQKVNGLRYKDRNTDELRTVELEGIFVQIGLLPNTDWLKGTIELSPRGEIIVDNRGETSIPGIFAAGDVTTVPYKQIVIAVGEGAKASLSAFDHLIRTSAPA; encoded by the coding sequence ATGTTGGACGCCAATCTTAAAGCCCAGTTGAAATCGTACCTGGAACGGGTCACCCAGCCGATCGAGATCGTTGCTTCACTCGACGACGGTGCGAAATCCCGTGAAATGCTCGACCTGCTGAAAGACGTTGCCAGTCTTTCGCACCAGATTACCTTGATCGACAGCGGCGACGATGCACGCAAGCCGTCGTTCTCGATCAACCGCCCCGGCGCCGACATCAGCCTGCGTTTCGCCGGCATCCCGATGGGGCATGAATTCACTTCACTGGTGCTGGCCCTGCTGCAAGTCGGCGGCCATCCTTCGAAGGCCAGTGTCGAAGTGATCGAACAGATCCGCTCGCTCAAGGGCGAGTTCAACTTCGAGACGTACTTCTCGCTGTCCTGCCAGAACTGCCCGGACGTCGTTCAGGCGCTGAACCTGATGGCCGTACTGAACCCGAACATCCGCCACGTCGCCATCGACGGCGCGCTGTTCCAGGATGAAGTCAACGATCGCAAGATCATGGCTGTGCCAAGCATTTACCTCAACGGCGAAAACTTCGGCCAGGGCCGCATGGGCCTGGAAGAGATCCTCGCCAAACTCGACACCGGCGCCATCGAGCGTCAGGCCGAGAAAATCAGCGCCAAGCAAGCTTTTGATGTGCTGGTGGTCGGCGGTGGCCCGGCCGGTGCTTCGGCGGCGATCTACGCCGCACGCAAAGGCATTCGCACCGGTGTTGCAGCCGAGCGCTTTGGCGGTCAGGTGCTGGACACCATGGCCATCGAGAACTTCATTTCCGTGCAGGAAACCGAAGGCCCGAAACTGGCGACCGCGCTGGAAGAACACGTCAAGCAGTACGACGTCGACATCATGAACTTGCAACGCGCCGACAAGCTGATCCCGGGCAAGAATGGCGAGCTGCATGAAGTCCATTTCGCCAGCGGCGCGATCCTCAAGGCCAAGAGCGTGATTCTCGCGACCGGTGCGCGGTGGCGTGAAATGAACGTGCCGGGTGAGCAGGAATACCGCAACAAGGGCGTGGCGTACTGCCCGCACTGTGACGGTCCGCTGTTCAAAGGCAAGCGTGTGGCAGTGATTGGCGGCGGTAACTCCGGCGTCGAAGCGGCCATCGACCTGGCCGGTATCGTGTCCCACGTTACTTTGCTGGAGTTCGACGTTCAGTTGCGCGCCGACGCCGTATTGCAACGCAAGCTGCACAGCCTGCCGAACGTCACGGTGATCACCAGTGCGCTGACCACCGAAGTCACCGGCGACGGTCAGAAGGTCAACGGCCTGCGCTATAAAGACCGCAACACTGACGAGCTGCGCACGGTCGAGCTGGAAGGGATCTTCGTGCAGATCGGTCTGCTGCCCAACACTGATTGGCTCAAAGGCACCATCGAGCTGTCGCCGCGTGGCGAGATCATCGTCGACAACCGTGGTGAAACCTCGATCCCCGGCATCTTCGCCGCCGGTGACGTGACCACCGTGCCGTACAAACAGATCGTGATCGCGGTGGGCGAGGGCGCCAAGGCTTCCCTCAGCGCTTTCGATCACCTGATCCGCACTTCGGCTCCGGCATAA
- a CDS encoding DUF4946 domain-containing protein, translating to MIRPFKSLFVFLGFPLLVLPAFAEAPSITWPAGWEVEALPETSPEVSRQRAVKTDADGNQVMVMELTMTRVESGHQVNLQGVLLEMRKSVQKDFFQSGYQSVCNKVHASTLGSLTALETTCTVTENGRHVLSQTLVAAVEADKAYVLSYAGQAEVYKASGDDIVAARNSLKF from the coding sequence ATGATCCGACCGTTCAAATCGCTGTTCGTTTTCCTGGGTTTTCCCCTGCTTGTTCTGCCGGCCTTTGCCGAGGCGCCGAGCATCACCTGGCCCGCCGGCTGGGAAGTCGAAGCGCTGCCCGAAACCTCCCCGGAAGTCTCCCGTCAGCGCGCGGTGAAGACTGATGCCGATGGCAATCAGGTGATGGTGATGGAGTTGACGATGACCCGCGTGGAAAGTGGTCATCAGGTCAACTTGCAGGGCGTGTTGCTGGAAATGCGCAAGTCGGTGCAGAAAGACTTTTTCCAGAGCGGTTATCAGAGTGTCTGCAACAAGGTTCACGCGAGTACGCTGGGCTCGCTGACAGCGCTTGAGACCACTTGTACGGTGACTGAAAACGGCCGACATGTGTTGTCGCAAACATTGGTTGCAGCGGTCGAGGCGGATAAGGCTTACGTACTTTCGTATGCCGGGCAGGCAGAGGTTTATAAGGCCAGCGGCGATGACATAGTGGCTGCGCGAAACAGCTTGAAATTCTAA
- the gorA gene encoding glutathione-disulfide reductase, translated as MAYDFDLYVIGAGSGGVRAARFAAGFGAKVAVAESRYLGGTCVNVGCVPKKLLVYGAHFAEDFEQSSGFGWNLGEADFDWATLIANKDREINRLNGIYRNLLVNSGVTLHEAHAKIVGPHEVEVNGERYTAKNILIATGGWPQIPEIPGHEHAISSNQAFFLKELPKRVLVVGGGYIAVEFAGIFHGLGANTTLLYRGDLFLRGFDGSVRNHLKEELTKRGMDLQFNADIARIDKQPDGSLKATLKDGRVLEADCVFYATGRRPMLDNLGLENTNVQLDDKGFIKVDEQYQTTEPSILALGDVIGRVQLTPVALAEGMAVARRLFKPEQYRPVDYKMIPTAVFSLPNIGTVGLTEEEAREAGHDVVIYESRFRPMKLTLTDCQERTLMKLVVDGKSDKVLGCHMVGPDAGEIVQGLAIALKAGATKRDFDDTIGVHPTAAEEFVTMRTPVGA; from the coding sequence ATGGCCTACGATTTTGACCTTTATGTGATTGGCGCCGGTTCCGGCGGTGTGCGGGCTGCGCGTTTTGCTGCCGGGTTCGGTGCGAAAGTGGCGGTGGCCGAGAGCCGTTATCTGGGTGGTACTTGCGTCAACGTCGGTTGCGTACCAAAAAAACTGTTGGTGTACGGCGCCCACTTTGCCGAAGACTTCGAACAGTCCTCCGGTTTCGGCTGGAATCTGGGTGAGGCGGATTTCGATTGGGCCACGCTGATTGCCAACAAGGATCGCGAGATCAATCGCCTGAACGGCATTTATCGCAATCTGCTGGTCAACAGCGGCGTGACCCTGCATGAAGCGCACGCAAAAATCGTTGGTCCGCACGAAGTCGAGGTGAACGGCGAGCGCTACACCGCGAAGAATATTCTGATCGCCACCGGTGGCTGGCCGCAGATTCCCGAGATTCCGGGGCATGAGCATGCGATCAGCTCGAACCAGGCGTTCTTCCTCAAAGAGTTGCCCAAACGAGTGCTGGTCGTTGGCGGCGGTTACATCGCCGTCGAATTTGCCGGGATTTTCCATGGGCTGGGCGCCAACACGACGTTGCTGTATCGCGGTGATCTGTTCCTGCGCGGTTTCGACGGCTCGGTGCGTAACCACTTGAAGGAAGAGCTGACCAAGCGCGGTATGGATCTGCAATTCAATGCCGACATTGCCCGAATCGACAAGCAACCGGATGGCAGCCTGAAAGCGACGCTCAAGGATGGTCGCGTGCTGGAAGCGGACTGTGTGTTCTACGCCACCGGCCGACGTCCGATGCTGGACAACCTGGGGCTGGAAAACACCAATGTGCAGCTCGACGACAAAGGCTTTATCAAGGTCGATGAGCAATATCAGACCACCGAGCCTTCAATTCTGGCGCTGGGCGATGTCATCGGGCGTGTGCAGTTGACGCCGGTGGCACTGGCTGAAGGCATGGCGGTGGCGCGACGTCTGTTCAAACCTGAGCAATACCGTCCGGTGGATTACAAGATGATCCCGACGGCAGTGTTCAGTCTGCCGAACATCGGCACCGTCGGCCTGACCGAAGAAGAGGCGCGGGAAGCGGGTCACGACGTCGTGATCTACGAAAGCCGCTTCCGGCCGATGAAGCTGACCCTGACTGACTGCCAGGAGCGCACGCTGATGAAGCTGGTGGTCGATGGCAAGTCTGACAAAGTGTTGGGCTGCCACATGGTCGGCCCGGATGCCGGCGAGATTGTGCAGGGGCTGGCAATCGCACTGAAGGCTGGCGCCACCAAGCGTGACTTCGACGACACCATCGGGGTACACCCGACGGCGGCCGAAGAATTTGTCACCATGCGTACGCCGGTCGGCGCTTAA
- the gloA gene encoding lactoylglutathione lyase: MSLQELNTFPGVTATPDSATRNFVFNHTMLRVKDITKSLDFYTRVLGFSLVEKRDFPEAEFSLYFLALVDKSQIPADDAARTEWMKSIPGILELTHNHGTENDADFAYHNGNSDPRGFGHICISVPDIVAACARFEELGCDFQKRLTDGRMKSLAFIKDPDGYWVEIIQPAPL, translated from the coding sequence ATGAGCCTGCAAGAACTGAACACCTTCCCTGGCGTCACCGCCACCCCGGACAGCGCAACCCGCAACTTCGTGTTCAACCACACCATGCTGCGCGTCAAAGACATCACCAAGTCGCTGGATTTCTATACCCGCGTACTGGGTTTCTCGCTGGTAGAGAAGCGTGATTTCCCGGAAGCGGAATTCAGCCTGTACTTCCTCGCCCTGGTCGACAAATCGCAGATCCCGGCCGACGACGCTGCCCGCACTGAGTGGATGAAGTCGATTCCCGGCATTCTGGAACTGACCCACAACCACGGCACCGAAAACGACGCGGACTTCGCCTACCATAACGGCAACAGCGACCCACGCGGTTTCGGCCACATCTGCATTTCGGTACCGGATATTGTCGCTGCCTGCGCACGTTTTGAAGAGCTGGGCTGCGATTTCCAGAAGCGCCTGACCGATGGCCGCATGAAGAGCCTGGCGTTCATCAAGGATCCGGATGGCTACTGGGTCGAGATCATCCAGCCGGCACCGCTGTAA
- a CDS encoding histone-like nucleoid-structuring protein, MvaT/MvaU family, with translation MSRLAEFRAAEKALQEQLKQLESLKNDAGLKKEIEFEEKLQGLMKTYGKGLKDIIAILDPNPAKSGLQLTAAPKTRRARVVKVYQNPHTGELIETKGGNHRGLKAWKEQYGAATVDSWLRG, from the coding sequence TTGTCCAGACTCGCTGAATTTCGTGCAGCTGAAAAGGCCCTTCAGGAACAGCTCAAGCAGCTGGAATCGCTGAAGAACGATGCCGGGCTCAAGAAAGAAATCGAATTCGAAGAAAAGCTCCAGGGGCTGATGAAAACCTACGGCAAAGGCCTGAAAGACATCATCGCCATTCTCGATCCGAACCCGGCGAAATCCGGTCTGCAACTGACCGCCGCACCTAAAACCCGCCGCGCTCGCGTGGTCAAGGTCTATCAGAACCCGCACACCGGCGAGCTGATCGAGACCAAGGGCGGCAACCACCGCGGCCTGAAGGCCTGGAAGGAACAGTACGGTGCAGCCACCGTTGATTCCTGGTTGCGCGGTTAA
- a CDS encoding EAL domain-containing protein, translated as MPLTVRPRRKRSTRIIVTLLCGLLPIVLGSVILYMQAGRALQQSSQHTADEALRQFELMLDNTALAARELLPLAGQTCETVKLALREQVTRRPFVRSTNLVWDDNLYCSSLFGDFKEAVNPGDYTQGKLWLMNGNPVTPDTALLVYRLSEGRGGALTTLDGYHLSNILRLIGRHTLLLLQVGNNWLSADGKVHQGALPALPVAQSTLHSSHYAFSVTAAFPEGETWRYMKDEYPPLFSLLMFFGAVSAAIGYILQKRSTSPSHEMLRALEAGEFIPYFQPVVHGDSKQWSGTEVLMRWNHPKEGLVRPDLFIPFAEHSGLIVPMTRALMQQTAVLLGPLSPTFTAPFHIGINITASHCHDLELVEDCREFLSAFQPGSISLVLELTERELIEPSDITHQLFEQLRAMGVKIAIDDFGTGHSSLGYLRTFNVDFLKIDQTFVAMIDKDALSRHILDSIIELSTKLDLGIVAEGVETQAQCDYLADHHVNFLQGYLFGKPMPAADFIEALTHH; from the coding sequence ATGCCATTGACCGTCAGGCCCCGCCGCAAGCGCAGCACGCGGATTATCGTGACATTGCTGTGTGGCCTGCTGCCGATCGTACTCGGCAGCGTGATTCTTTATATGCAGGCCGGGCGCGCCCTTCAGCAAAGTTCGCAACACACCGCCGATGAAGCCCTGCGTCAGTTCGAACTGATGCTCGACAATACCGCCCTGGCCGCCCGGGAGTTGCTGCCGCTGGCGGGCCAGACCTGCGAGACCGTCAAACTGGCCTTGCGCGAGCAAGTCACCCGCCGCCCGTTCGTGCGCTCGACCAATCTGGTGTGGGACGACAATCTCTATTGCAGTTCGCTGTTTGGCGACTTCAAGGAAGCCGTGAATCCGGGTGACTATACCCAAGGCAAATTGTGGCTCATGAACGGCAACCCGGTCACGCCCGATACCGCGCTGCTGGTGTATCGCCTGAGCGAAGGGCGCGGTGGCGCACTGACCACGCTGGACGGCTATCACCTGAGCAACATCCTGCGTCTGATAGGCCGGCACACATTGTTGTTGCTGCAAGTCGGCAACAACTGGCTCTCCGCCGACGGCAAAGTGCATCAAGGCGCGCTGCCCGCGTTGCCGGTGGCGCAAAGTACCTTGCACTCGTCGCACTATGCGTTTTCGGTCACTGCCGCGTTTCCGGAAGGCGAAACCTGGCGCTACATGAAAGATGAATACCCGCCGCTGTTCAGCCTGCTGATGTTCTTCGGTGCAGTATCGGCAGCGATCGGCTACATCTTGCAGAAGCGCTCCACATCGCCCAGCCATGAAATGCTGAGAGCTCTGGAGGCGGGAGAGTTTATTCCGTACTTTCAGCCGGTAGTGCACGGCGACAGTAAACAGTGGTCGGGCACGGAAGTGCTGATGCGCTGGAACCATCCCAAGGAGGGGCTGGTGCGTCCCGACCTGTTCATCCCGTTTGCAGAGCACTCCGGGCTGATCGTGCCGATGACCCGCGCCTTGATGCAGCAGACCGCTGTCCTACTGGGGCCGCTGTCGCCGACCTTTACCGCGCCGTTTCACATTGGCATCAACATCACTGCCAGCCACTGCCACGATCTGGAGCTGGTTGAGGATTGCCGTGAATTTTTGTCAGCTTTCCAGCCGGGCAGCATCAGCCTGGTCCTGGAGCTGACCGAACGCGAGCTGATCGAGCCGTCCGACATTACCCATCAACTGTTCGAGCAACTGCGTGCGATGGGTGTGAAGATCGCGATTGATGACTTTGGCACCGGTCATTCAAGCCTTGGCTACTTGAGAACTTTCAATGTCGACTTCCTCAAGATCGACCAGACATTTGTAGCCATGATCGATAAAGATGCCCTCTCCCGGCACATTCTGGACAGCATCATCGAGCTTTCCACCAAACTGGATCTGGGCATCGTGGCCGAAGGCGTAGAGACGCAAGCTCAGTGCGATTACCTGGCCGACCACCATGTCAACTTTCTACAGGGCTACCTGTTCGGCAAACCGATGCCGGCTGCAGACTTCATCGAAGCATTAACTCATCATTAA
- the ahpC gene encoding alkyl hydroperoxide reductase subunit C, translating to MPIINSQVKPFKATAFKNGDFVQVSDADLKGKWSVVFFYPADFTFVCPTELEDLADNYAAFQKLGVEIYSVSTDTHFAHAAWHNTSPAIGKIEYTMIGDPTHVISRNFDVLIEEAGLADRGTFVINPEGQIKIVELNDGGVGRDASELLRKIKAAQYVAAHPGEVCPAKWKEGEATLAPSLDLVGKI from the coding sequence ATGCCTATCATCAACAGCCAAGTAAAACCGTTCAAAGCTACCGCGTTCAAAAACGGCGACTTCGTACAAGTCTCGGACGCTGACCTGAAAGGCAAATGGTCCGTAGTGTTCTTCTACCCGGCCGACTTCACTTTCGTTTGCCCAACCGAGCTCGAAGACTTGGCTGACAACTACGCCGCCTTTCAGAAGCTGGGCGTAGAAATCTACAGCGTTTCGACCGATACCCACTTTGCCCACGCTGCCTGGCACAACACTTCGCCAGCCATCGGCAAAATCGAATACACCATGATCGGCGACCCGACCCACGTCATCTCCCGCAACTTCGACGTGCTGATCGAAGAAGCTGGCCTGGCTGACCGTGGCACCTTCGTGATCAACCCAGAAGGCCAGATCAAAATCGTTGAACTGAACGATGGCGGCGTTGGCCGTGACGCTTCCGAGCTGCTGCGCAAAATCAAGGCTGCTCAGTACGTTGCGGCTCACCCAGGCGAAGTTTGCCCAGCCAAGTGGAAAGAAGGCGAGGCCACTCTGGCTCCGTCCCTGGACCTGGTCGGCAAGATCTAA
- a CDS encoding site-specific integrase yields the protein MSDIDRYLQAATRDNTRRSYRAAVEHFETVWGGFLPATADSVARYLVAHAGVLSVNTLKLRLSALAQWHNSQGFADPTKSPVVRKVFKGIRALHPAQEKQAEPLQLRDLEQTVAWLEQEMKDAREKQDRPLLLRACRDRALILLGFWRGFRSDELCRVQIEHVQAHAGSGITLYLPRSKGDRDNLGQTYQAPALLKLCPVQAYIEWITEAALVRGPVFRAVDRWGNLSEEGLHANSVIPLLRQALERAGISAERYTSHSLRRGFATWAHQSGWDLKSLMSYVGWKDMKSAMRYVEVSPFHGMARITDKPLSP from the coding sequence ATGAGCGATATCGATCGCTATCTGCAAGCCGCCACCCGTGACAACACCCGCCGCAGTTATCGTGCGGCCGTCGAGCATTTCGAAACGGTATGGGGTGGGTTCCTGCCCGCGACAGCTGACAGCGTCGCGCGGTATCTGGTGGCGCATGCGGGCGTGTTGTCGGTCAACACGCTGAAGTTGCGTCTGTCGGCGCTGGCGCAGTGGCACAACAGTCAGGGCTTCGCCGATCCCACCAAGTCGCCGGTGGTGCGCAAAGTGTTCAAGGGCATTCGCGCCCTGCATCCCGCGCAGGAAAAGCAGGCGGAGCCATTGCAGCTGCGCGATCTTGAGCAGACCGTCGCCTGGCTTGAGCAGGAAATGAAAGACGCCCGGGAGAAACAGGATCGACCACTGCTGCTACGAGCCTGCCGTGATCGGGCATTGATCCTGCTGGGCTTCTGGCGCGGCTTTCGCAGCGATGAACTGTGTCGGGTGCAGATCGAGCATGTGCAGGCGCACGCCGGCAGCGGCATCACTTTGTACCTGCCGCGCAGCAAGGGCGATCGGGACAATCTCGGGCAGACCTATCAGGCCCCGGCGCTGCTGAAGCTGTGCCCGGTGCAGGCTTATATCGAATGGATCACCGAGGCGGCACTGGTGCGAGGCCCGGTGTTTCGTGCCGTCGACCGCTGGGGCAATCTGAGCGAGGAGGGCTTGCACGCCAACAGCGTGATTCCTTTGCTGCGTCAGGCCCTGGAGCGCGCGGGGATTTCAGCTGAGCGCTACACCAGTCACTCCCTGCGTCGCGGCTTCGCAACTTGGGCCCACCAAAGTGGCTGGGATCTCAAATCGTTGATGAGTTACGTGGGCTGGAAGGATATGAAGTCCGCCATGCGCTATGTTGAAGTGAGCCCTTTTCACGGGATGGCCCGGATTACGGATAAGCCGCTGTCGCCGTAG
- a CDS encoding MFS transporter — MLPVLLVTVDNTVLGFALPKIAEALRPTASQQLWMIDAYSLVLAGLLVSMGSLGDRVGHRKLLLIGSFGFVVVSVLTAYSETSMQLIIGRACMGIFGAMLMPSTLALIRSVFEDREERRVAVAIWATTLTVGSALGPLVGGVLLQFFDWGAIFLLAVPVLIPLLVLGPLLLPESDRDASGPLDPISILQSMVALGCIVYSIKHGASEGIDGVVFGTFLVGALAGWIFVRRQLRLPVPLMDMTLFSNGAFSGSVLINLMSLAFLVGFVFFTTQFLQIVLQMAPLSASLALVPGQIMAIMVGMAVVPVAQRMPVHVLIPILVAFTGAAFLLVASMGSSLAVLVVAFALLNIGVGAIATVSNDVILSAAPPAKAGAASAISETAYEVGVVLGTTLLGGLVTAHYRADLQLPAFLSDVQTMLASETLAGAHHVATGLAGDQAQQLMQQAGSAFEGGIALASWLAFGLALIAILIARRTLRLPKVQPAECH, encoded by the coding sequence ATGTTGCCAGTGCTGCTGGTGACCGTTGATAACACCGTATTGGGTTTCGCGTTACCCAAAATCGCCGAAGCCTTGCGTCCAACTGCCAGCCAACAGTTGTGGATGATCGATGCCTATTCGTTGGTTCTCGCAGGACTGCTGGTTTCGATGGGTAGCCTGGGTGATCGGGTGGGGCACCGTAAGTTGCTGCTTATCGGCTCGTTCGGGTTTGTGGTGGTCTCGGTGCTGACCGCATATTCCGAAACATCGATGCAGCTGATTATCGGGCGGGCTTGCATGGGGATTTTCGGTGCGATGTTGATGCCCTCCACGCTGGCATTGATCCGTTCGGTGTTTGAGGATCGAGAAGAGCGCAGAGTGGCAGTAGCGATCTGGGCAACGACGCTGACTGTCGGTTCGGCACTAGGGCCTTTGGTGGGAGGGGTGTTGTTGCAGTTCTTTGATTGGGGCGCGATTTTTCTGTTGGCGGTTCCCGTCCTGATTCCATTGTTAGTACTGGGGCCGCTGTTGCTCCCTGAATCAGATCGTGATGCGTCGGGTCCGCTGGACCCGATCAGCATCCTTCAGTCGATGGTCGCACTGGGTTGTATCGTTTACAGCATCAAGCATGGCGCCAGTGAGGGCATTGACGGGGTTGTGTTTGGCACCTTTCTGGTAGGTGCACTGGCAGGCTGGATATTCGTACGTCGCCAGTTGCGTCTTCCTGTACCCCTGATGGACATGACCCTGTTCAGCAATGGCGCCTTCAGCGGGTCAGTCCTTATCAATTTGATGAGTCTTGCGTTTCTTGTCGGCTTCGTTTTCTTCACAACTCAGTTTTTGCAGATTGTTCTGCAAATGGCGCCCTTGAGTGCGAGCCTTGCATTGGTGCCGGGGCAAATCATGGCGATTATGGTGGGAATGGCAGTCGTCCCAGTCGCGCAGCGTATGCCGGTGCATGTACTGATACCGATTCTGGTGGCTTTCACCGGTGCGGCCTTTTTGCTGGTGGCCAGCATGGGCAGCAGTCTTGCGGTATTGGTAGTGGCGTTCGCGTTGCTCAACATCGGAGTGGGGGCGATCGCTACGGTTTCCAATGATGTGATTTTGTCGGCAGCGCCCCCAGCGAAGGCAGGGGCGGCATCCGCCATCAGTGAAACAGCCTATGAAGTGGGCGTGGTGCTGGGTACGACTCTGCTTGGCGGCCTGGTGACGGCTCACTACCGAGCAGACCTGCAGCTTCCAGCGTTTTTGAGCGATGTTCAGACGATGCTGGCAAGTGAAACGCTGGCTGGCGCTCATCATGTGGCGACGGGGTTGGCGGGGGATCAAGCGCAACAGTTGATGCAGCAGGCGGGAAGTGCATTTGAAGGCGGAATTGCATTGGCATCGTGGCTCGCTTTCGGCCTGGCGCTGATAGCAATCCTGATCGCTAGGCGTACGTTGCGCTTGCCAAAGGTTCAGCCGGCAGAATGTCATTAA